A genomic region of Dehalococcoidia bacterium contains the following coding sequences:
- a CDS encoding LLM class F420-dependent oxidoreductase — MQHALMIFATEYAMPIDKLAAVAEERGFESLFVPEHPAIPYDRRTPYPPGEPLPKEYWHIIDPFVALAYAAKATTRLKLGTGICLVSEHEPIQLAKTVASLDHLSGGRFIFGIGAGWLREEAELFGTDFEKRWAITADRIRAMKAIWTQGEPEYHGKHVDFEKIAVNPKPAQKPHPPVLIGAGSRWARQRVVDWADGWMPNFITPARMVRGMAEIRARALEKGRDPRSISYTAFGAQPDADALRAYEDAGTDRVIFVLPPKGETEVLPVIDRISAAIKEASAAPR, encoded by the coding sequence ATGCAACACGCGCTGATGATCTTCGCCACGGAATACGCGATGCCGATCGACAAGCTGGCCGCGGTCGCCGAAGAACGCGGCTTCGAGTCGCTGTTCGTGCCGGAGCACCCGGCAATCCCCTACGACCGGCGCACGCCGTATCCGCCCGGTGAGCCTCTGCCGAAGGAGTACTGGCACATCATCGATCCGTTCGTGGCGCTTGCCTACGCCGCGAAGGCGACGACGCGGCTCAAGCTCGGCACGGGCATCTGCCTCGTTTCGGAACACGAGCCGATCCAGCTCGCCAAGACGGTCGCCAGCCTCGACCATCTCTCCGGCGGGCGCTTCATCTTCGGCATCGGCGCCGGTTGGCTGCGCGAGGAGGCGGAGCTGTTCGGCACGGATTTTGAGAAGCGCTGGGCGATCACCGCCGACCGCATCCGCGCGATGAAGGCGATCTGGACGCAGGGGGAACCGGAGTATCACGGCAAGCACGTGGACTTTGAGAAAATTGCGGTCAATCCAAAGCCGGCGCAGAAGCCGCATCCCCCCGTGCTGATCGGCGCCGGCTCGCGCTGGGCGCGGCAGCGCGTCGTCGACTGGGCCGACGGCTGGATGCCGAACTTCATCACGCCGGCGCGCATGGTGCGCGGCATGGCGGAGATCCGCGCCCGCGCCCTGGAGAAGGGCCGCGACCCGAGGTCGATTTCCTACACCGCCTTCGGCGCCCAGCCGGATGCGGACGCCCTGCGCGCCTACGAAGATGCGGGGACCGACCGCGTGATCTTCGTGCTGCCGCCGAAGGGCGAGACCGAGGTGCTGCCGGTGATCGACCGCATCAGCGCCGCGATCAAGGAGGCGAGCGCCGCGCCGCGTTGA
- a CDS encoding VOC family protein yields the protein MEPRISIVTLGVADLQRSIRFYEQGLGWRRSGAGGDQIAFFHTRGAVLALYPRTLLAADANLADGGGGFGGITLAHNVGSRAEADAVLAQAVAAGATLIKPAHEADWGGYSGYFADPDGYPWEVAWNPHFPFAADGSVQLPA from the coding sequence ATGGAGCCGCGCATCAGCATCGTCACGCTCGGCGTCGCCGACCTGCAGCGCTCGATCCGGTTTTACGAGCAGGGTCTCGGCTGGCGGCGCTCCGGCGCCGGCGGCGACCAGATCGCCTTCTTCCACACGCGCGGCGCGGTGCTGGCGCTCTACCCGCGGACATTGCTCGCCGCCGACGCCAACCTGGCGGACGGCGGCGGCGGCTTCGGCGGCATCACGCTGGCGCACAACGTCGGCAGCAGGGCCGAGGCCGACGCCGTGTTGGCGCAGGCCGTCGCCGCCGGCGCGACGCTGATCAAGCCGGCGCACGAGGCCGACTGGGGCGGCTATTCGGGCTACTTCGCCGATCCGGACGGCTATCCCTGGGAGGTCGCCTGGAACCCGCACTTTCCGTTCGCCGCGGACGGCAGCGTACAGTTGCCCGCCTGA
- a CDS encoding cyclase family protein: MMQRTVPSKEEVLSWIREKNNWNRWGADDQKGAINLITPAKRVAAAKLVRTGRSASLSREWPKTPAPNNPTPAQHWIRWMDRGSGGAAVDFYGIQYHGWATTHVDALCHVWDEKGLWNGRTVEQVLTPLGAVLNDIDQWREGIVTRGVLLDVPRFRGEPYVTEAKPVHGWELEEIAAKQGVKLEPGDALCVYSGREAWHAANPEWKGGSPSPGLHASCLRFLKENDIAVLSWDLMDASPNEYGIPWTMHAAIFAFGVALIDNSLLQPLAEACAQEGRCEFMLTVAPLRVVGGTGSPANPLALF, from the coding sequence ATGATGCAGCGCACGGTGCCGAGCAAGGAAGAAGTCCTCTCCTGGATTCGCGAGAAGAACAACTGGAACCGCTGGGGCGCGGACGACCAAAAGGGCGCGATCAACCTGATCACGCCGGCGAAGCGGGTGGCGGCGGCGAAGCTGGTGCGCACGGGCCGCAGCGCCTCGCTCAGCCGCGAGTGGCCGAAGACGCCGGCGCCGAACAACCCCACGCCCGCGCAGCACTGGATTCGCTGGATGGACCGCGGCTCGGGCGGCGCGGCGGTGGACTTCTACGGCATTCAGTACCACGGTTGGGCGACCACGCACGTCGATGCGCTCTGCCACGTCTGGGACGAAAAGGGCCTGTGGAACGGTCGCACGGTCGAGCAGGTGCTGACACCGCTGGGCGCCGTGCTCAACGACATCGACCAGTGGCGTGAGGGCATCGTCACGCGCGGCGTGCTGCTGGACGTGCCGCGCTTCCGCGGCGAGCCGTACGTGACAGAAGCGAAGCCGGTGCACGGCTGGGAGCTGGAGGAGATCGCGGCGAAACAGGGCGTGAAGCTGGAGCCGGGCGACGCGCTCTGCGTCTACTCCGGCCGTGAGGCCTGGCACGCGGCCAACCCCGAGTGGAAGGGCGGCTCGCCGTCGCCGGGGCTGCACGCCTCCTGCCTGCGCTTCCTGAAGGAGAACGACATCGCGGTGCTGAGCTGGGACTTGATGGACGCCTCGCCCAACGAGTACGGCATCCCCTGGACGATGCACGCGGCGATCTTCGCCTTCGGCGTGGCGCTGATCGACAACTCGCTCTTGCAGCCGCTCGCTGAAGCCTGTGCGCAGGAAGGCCGCTGCGAGTTCATGCTCACGGTGGCGCCGCTGCGCGTGGTCGGCGGCACCGGCTCGCCGGCCAACCCGCTGGCGCTGTTTTGA
- a CDS encoding serine/threonine-protein kinase, whose protein sequence is MLPNGLGRYAIIGTLGFGSFAAVYRAHDPLLDRQVALKVLLPQLCADAEDRKRFLAEARALAALRHPHIVTVFEAGEADGSPYFAMELVEGRTLANLIAEQGALPIDRALPLLRDLGSALDAVHAAGLVHRDVKDSNVMLEPGGRLVLMDFGIALATNRARLTQLGYGMGTPETAAPEQIRGEAVGPAADIYALGVLAYQLLSSRLPFTGDVAHVLYAQAHLPPPPLCEINPALPPRVCAAVEAALDKDPALRPASGAELLRMLEGGAGPGGGGPASPMRAVDALGFNRLQRTETPPQGTVQTQRLTLEEPRERRQRRGHSMPSPAYLWPIVWRITGNGDGHSDLFPLQAGLTVARIIHRAEPPSRFALRLFDNRLDPTATLVDLPRNTAYDGLRACAPSRGGRFLVGARTTGVWSVELSQPPVAELEEAARGAAEGSGDSVACIRLPAGEVHFSIDHRAWSSSPFRVTLVDQNCSFAEVLATAAGTFTGSAVRRLRISGVYILIVEAEGAWSVRVR, encoded by the coding sequence GTGCTGCCCAATGGGCTCGGCCGCTACGCGATCATCGGCACGCTTGGCTTCGGCAGCTTTGCCGCGGTCTACCGCGCCCACGACCCGCTGCTCGACCGGCAAGTAGCGCTCAAGGTGCTGCTGCCGCAGCTTTGCGCGGATGCCGAGGACCGCAAACGCTTTCTCGCGGAGGCGCGGGCGCTCGCCGCGCTGCGCCATCCCCACATCGTCACCGTCTTCGAAGCGGGCGAGGCGGACGGCTCTCCGTACTTCGCCATGGAGCTGGTCGAAGGGCGCACGCTGGCGAACCTGATCGCGGAGCAAGGCGCTCTGCCGATCGATCGCGCCCTGCCGCTGCTGCGCGATCTCGGCTCGGCGCTGGATGCGGTGCACGCCGCCGGGCTGGTGCACCGCGATGTGAAAGACAGCAACGTGATGCTGGAGCCGGGCGGCCGCCTGGTGCTGATGGACTTCGGCATCGCGCTGGCGACGAACCGCGCCCGCCTCACGCAGCTCGGCTACGGCATGGGTACGCCGGAGACCGCCGCGCCGGAGCAGATCCGCGGCGAGGCGGTCGGCCCGGCCGCGGACATCTACGCGCTCGGGGTGCTGGCGTATCAACTGCTGAGCAGTCGGCTGCCCTTCACCGGCGACGTGGCGCATGTGCTCTACGCCCAGGCGCATCTGCCGCCGCCGCCGCTTTGCGAAATCAACCCCGCATTGCCGCCGCGCGTGTGCGCCGCCGTCGAGGCCGCACTGGACAAAGACCCGGCGCTGCGCCCGGCGAGCGGGGCTGAGCTGCTGCGAATGCTGGAGGGCGGGGCAGGGCCGGGCGGGGGTGGTCCGGCGTCTCCGATGCGCGCCGTGGACGCACTGGGCTTCAACCGTCTCCAGCGGACGGAGACTCCCCCGCAGGGGACGGTGCAAACACAGCGCCTGACCCTTGAGGAGCCGCGCGAGCGGCGGCAGCGACGCGGGCACAGCATGCCCTCGCCCGCGTACCTGTGGCCGATCGTCTGGCGGATTACGGGCAACGGCGACGGCCACTCCGATCTGTTCCCGCTGCAAGCCGGGCTCACGGTCGCGCGCATCATTCACCGCGCCGAGCCGCCCTCGCGCTTTGCGCTGCGGTTGTTCGACAACCGGCTCGATCCGACGGCCACGCTCGTCGATCTGCCGCGCAATACCGCCTACGACGGCCTGCGCGCCTGCGCCCCGTCGCGCGGCGGCCGCTTTTTGGTCGGGGCACGCACGACAGGCGTTTGGTCGGTGGAGCTGTCGCAGCCTCCCGTCGCGGAGCTTGAGGAGGCGGCGCGCGGCGCAGCCGAGGGCAGCGGCGACAGTGTGGCCTGCATCCGTCTGCCCGCAGGCGAGGTGCATTTCAGCATCGACCACCGCGCATGGAGCAGCAGCCCGTTCCGCGTGACGCTGGTCGACCAGAACTGTTCCTTCGCCGAAGTGCTGGCAACAGCGGCCGGGACCTTCACGGGCAGCGCCGTACGCCGCCTCCGCATCAGCGGCGTCTACATCCTCATCGTTGAAGCCGAGGGCGCCTGGAGCGTGCGCGTGCGCTGA
- a CDS encoding SPFH domain-containing protein, with translation MVLVAILIVLGVVVVAGLVLAAAGHMLVNVGGQQVGLVERKYVGKPLPPGRVVALPGEVGIQARALQPGLKLLPPFRYRVAKGEMIVIGEDEVGLIEAIDGLPLDPGRIFARHVDGHDSFQDGEAFLRNGGQKGPQVDLLPPGKYRINTYLFHVRNEPAVLVPQGQVGLVSARDGAPIAAGRLLAQAVPGHMGFQHGQTFLDSGGQRGPQIELLLPGRYRLNTDLFTVEVQPATIVGAGQVGMVTAKDGAPLPPGEVVAASVEGHDDFQNASAFLASGGQRGPQYDLLKPGTYYINPMMFDVKLDLVAAVERGEVAVLVSNVGKPSETMSEADRESVGQERYVVPVGYRGIQSEVLGPGVYYLNRWAHIAYIIPTTNMTIDWADEDTGTEQQGVKRAQLFDPLEVISHDGFVMKVSVKVVIRIRPEQAPYMVAKIGSIDNLIAHVIHPMIDSSFRNQASSTEAMNFMQDRAVEQSKAEQRTREELLKYHVECVSVLISRIILPEELMEIQVKRVIAAQQQAMFIEQQRSEQQRIATENTRATADRQKDLVSAQIGVQVAEQTKQKTIIEAEGRARAVAVEGEAEGSKILAVGTATAEAYDKQVEAVGQANLSAIELMKAIAGAGLKITPDIVVGGTGGDGGNAMFSAFLAQILAGNRVAIAPPAQNGAGGTPGT, from the coding sequence ATGGTGCTGGTTGCAATCCTGATCGTGCTCGGTGTCGTCGTGGTTGCCGGTCTGGTCCTCGCCGCCGCGGGGCACATGTTGGTCAACGTCGGCGGCCAGCAGGTCGGCCTGGTCGAGCGCAAGTACGTCGGCAAGCCACTGCCGCCGGGGCGCGTCGTGGCCTTGCCGGGCGAAGTTGGGATCCAGGCGCGGGCGCTGCAGCCCGGTTTGAAGCTGCTGCCGCCCTTCCGCTACCGCGTCGCCAAGGGCGAGATGATCGTGATCGGCGAGGACGAGGTCGGCCTGATCGAGGCGATCGACGGCCTGCCGCTCGACCCTGGCCGCATCTTCGCCCGCCACGTTGACGGCCACGACTCCTTCCAGGACGGCGAGGCGTTCCTGCGCAACGGCGGCCAGAAGGGGCCGCAAGTCGACCTCTTGCCGCCCGGCAAGTACCGCATCAACACCTATCTCTTCCACGTGCGCAATGAGCCGGCCGTGCTGGTGCCGCAGGGCCAGGTCGGCCTGGTCAGCGCCCGCGACGGCGCGCCGATCGCCGCGGGGCGGCTGCTGGCGCAGGCCGTGCCCGGACATATGGGCTTCCAGCACGGCCAGACCTTTCTCGACAGCGGCGGCCAGCGCGGACCGCAGATCGAGCTGCTGCTGCCCGGCCGCTACCGGCTCAACACCGACCTGTTCACCGTCGAGGTGCAGCCGGCGACGATCGTAGGCGCCGGACAGGTTGGCATGGTGACGGCCAAGGACGGCGCGCCGCTGCCGCCCGGCGAAGTCGTCGCCGCCTCGGTCGAAGGGCACGACGACTTCCAGAACGCCTCAGCCTTTCTCGCCAGCGGCGGCCAGCGCGGCCCCCAGTACGACCTGCTTAAACCGGGCACCTACTACATCAACCCGATGATGTTCGACGTGAAGCTCGACCTCGTGGCCGCGGTCGAGCGCGGCGAGGTGGCCGTGCTCGTCTCCAACGTCGGCAAGCCCTCGGAGACGATGTCGGAGGCGGATCGCGAGTCGGTGGGGCAGGAACGGTACGTCGTGCCCGTGGGCTACCGCGGGATTCAGTCCGAAGTGCTCGGTCCCGGCGTCTACTACCTGAACCGCTGGGCGCACATCGCCTACATCATCCCGACGACCAACATGACGATCGACTGGGCGGACGAAGACACGGGCACCGAGCAGCAGGGGGTGAAGCGGGCGCAACTCTTCGACCCGCTGGAGGTGATCAGCCACGACGGCTTCGTGATGAAGGTCTCGGTCAAGGTCGTGATCCGCATCCGGCCGGAGCAGGCGCCGTACATGGTGGCGAAGATCGGCTCGATCGACAACCTGATCGCGCACGTGATCCACCCGATGATCGACTCCTCCTTCCGCAACCAGGCGTCCTCCACCGAGGCGATGAACTTTATGCAGGACCGCGCGGTCGAGCAATCGAAAGCGGAGCAGCGCACGCGCGAGGAGCTGCTCAAGTATCACGTCGAGTGCGTCTCTGTCTTGATCTCACGCATCATCCTGCCTGAGGAGTTGATGGAGATCCAGGTTAAGCGCGTGATCGCGGCGCAGCAGCAGGCGATGTTCATCGAGCAGCAGCGCTCGGAGCAGCAGCGCATCGCCACGGAGAACACGCGCGCCACGGCCGACCGGCAGAAAGACCTCGTCTCCGCGCAGATCGGCGTGCAGGTGGCCGAGCAGACCAAGCAGAAGACGATCATCGAGGCGGAGGGCCGCGCCCGCGCCGTGGCCGTCGAAGGCGAGGCCGAGGGCTCAAAGATCCTGGCCGTGGGCACGGCAACCGCGGAAGCCTACGACAAGCAGGTGGAAGCGGTCGGCCAGGCGAATCTTTCGGCGATCGAGCTGATGAAGGCGATTGCGGGCGCGGGCCTGAAGATTACGCCGGACATTGTGGTCGGCGGCACTGGCGGCGACGGGGGCAACGCCATGTTCTCGGCCTTCCTCGCCCAGATCCTCGCCGGCAATCGCGTCGCAATCGCGCCGCCCGCGCAGAACGGCGCCGGCGGGACGCCGGGGACGTAG
- a CDS encoding VOC family protein, whose amino-acid sequence MPLTTRVSHPGLTGTKREETIRFYTELLGMEIVLRQPNLDFPAEEHLFFHAGNDTFIAYFLPVEGADLSFYEEARKGNGGMDHLAFDVEADAFAGAATRLRAAGVAFEGPVDRGYERSIYFFDPNGVTIELLTWITPPPAGAPLAPIITRAQQLRERRGAAFIEDADVRAAIAELHGYRI is encoded by the coding sequence ATGCCGCTTACAACCCGCGTCTCGCATCCCGGCCTAACCGGCACGAAGCGCGAGGAGACGATCCGCTTCTACACCGAGCTGCTCGGCATGGAGATCGTGCTGCGGCAGCCGAACCTCGACTTCCCCGCGGAAGAGCACCTCTTCTTCCATGCGGGCAACGACACCTTCATCGCCTACTTTCTGCCGGTTGAAGGCGCCGACCTCTCATTCTACGAGGAAGCGCGCAAGGGTAACGGCGGCATGGACCACCTCGCCTTCGACGTCGAGGCGGACGCGTTCGCGGGGGCGGCGACGCGCCTGCGGGCGGCCGGCGTTGCGTTCGAGGGGCCGGTGGATCGAGGCTACGAGCGTTCGATCTACTTCTTCGACCCCAATGGCGTCACGATCGAGCTGTTGACCTGGATCACACCGCCGCCCGCGGGCGCGCCGCTGGCCCCGATCATCACGCGCGCGCAGCAGCTCCGCGAGCGGCGTGGCGCGGCGTTCATTGAAGACGCCGACGTGCGCGCGGCGATCGCGGAGCTGCACGGCTACCGCATTTGA